A window from Pseudomonas campi encodes these proteins:
- a CDS encoding FKBP-type peptidyl-prolyl cis-trans isomerase, producing the protein MLRCLLLLLCLSPALLAASTPEDDLAYSLGARLGERLRSEVPDLQLEALLEGMRQAYRAEPLRLPPERIDNLLDEHEERLALRAAAVRHEQARATEQRFLAAEKAKPGVRELAGGVLVHELRPGTGKAGNAARVQVRYRGELADGSLFDQSEGPQWFRLNSLISGWQTALRAMPVGAKWRVVIPAAQAYGQAGAGDLIPPDAPLVFELELLDIAD; encoded by the coding sequence ATGCTGCGCTGTCTTTTGCTCCTGCTCTGCCTCTCGCCCGCACTGCTTGCAGCCTCCACGCCAGAGGATGATCTGGCCTATAGCCTGGGCGCCAGACTGGGTGAGCGGCTGCGCAGCGAAGTGCCCGATCTGCAGCTGGAAGCCTTGCTCGAAGGCATGCGCCAGGCCTATCGCGCGGAGCCTTTGCGGCTGCCGCCAGAGCGCATCGACAACCTCCTCGATGAACACGAGGAACGCCTCGCCCTGCGTGCAGCGGCCGTTCGTCACGAGCAGGCGCGGGCCACGGAACAGCGCTTTCTGGCTGCGGAAAAAGCCAAGCCCGGGGTTCGTGAATTGGCCGGTGGCGTACTGGTTCATGAGCTGCGTCCCGGAACGGGAAAAGCCGGCAATGCCGCACGGGTGCAAGTACGCTATCGCGGCGAGCTGGCCGACGGCAGCCTGTTTGACCAGAGTGAAGGGCCGCAGTGGTTCCGCCTCAACAGCCTGATCAGCGGCTGGCAGACCGCCCTACGGGCGATGCCGGTGGGGGCCAAATGGCGGGTGGTGATTCCAGCGGCACAGGCGTATGGCCAGGCTGGCGCCGGCGATCTGATTCCGCCGGATGCGCCGCTGGTGTTCGAGCTGGAGTTGCTGGATATCGCCGACTAG
- a CDS encoding DUF3833 domain-containing protein, translating to MRALIVLLFALCMAGCTGTDVRQYAAEQPALELSDYLNGELEAWGMFQNRSGEVVKRFHVALTGTWQGDVGTLDERFTYSDGSTERRVWTLRRQADGSWRGTAGDVVGEAIGEVSGNALHWRYQLLLKVDGEQYVVDFDDWMFLMDQRVMLNRARMSKWGIDLGQVTLSFYKPVK from the coding sequence ATGCGTGCCTTGATCGTCTTGCTGTTCGCCCTGTGCATGGCCGGTTGCACGGGCACGGATGTTCGCCAGTACGCCGCCGAGCAGCCGGCCCTTGAGTTGTCGGACTACCTGAACGGTGAGCTGGAAGCCTGGGGCATGTTCCAGAACCGTTCCGGGGAAGTGGTCAAACGTTTTCACGTGGCCCTCACGGGTACCTGGCAGGGCGATGTCGGTACCCTCGACGAACGCTTCACCTACAGCGACGGCAGCACCGAGCGGCGCGTCTGGACCTTGCGCCGGCAGGCTGATGGCAGCTGGCGCGGAACCGCCGGCGATGTTGTCGGCGAGGCCATCGGCGAGGTGTCCGGCAATGCCCTGCACTGGCGCTACCAGCTGTTGCTCAAGGTCGATGGCGAGCAGTATGTGGTCGACTTCGATGACTGGATGTTCCTCATGGATCAGCGCGTGATGCTCAACCGTGCGCGCATGTCCAAGTGGGGGATCGACCTCGGGCAGGTGACTCTGAGCTTCTACAAACCGGTGAAATGA
- the rsd gene encoding sigma D regulator: MLESCQNAQERWGGVHQLIDRWLQERHELVRAYDLLSDKPQAPAANAQDLQRFCEILVDYVSAGHFEVYEQLTGEAKAFGDQRGLELAKQIYPRIEAITEVALAFNDRCDNGDCRDTASLSAELKRLGQMLHERFELEDCLIEVLHNSHEQQGVASV; encoded by the coding sequence ATGCTCGAGAGCTGCCAGAACGCCCAGGAACGTTGGGGTGGAGTACACCAGCTGATCGACCGCTGGCTTCAGGAACGTCATGAGCTGGTTCGCGCCTATGACCTCCTCAGTGACAAGCCTCAGGCACCTGCAGCCAATGCTCAGGATCTGCAGCGCTTCTGCGAGATTCTCGTCGACTATGTTTCGGCCGGGCACTTCGAGGTTTACGAGCAACTGACCGGCGAGGCCAAGGCCTTCGGTGACCAGCGCGGCCTCGAACTGGCCAAGCAGATCTACCCGCGTATCGAAGCCATCACCGAAGTGGCGCTGGCCTTCAATGACCGTTGCGACAACGGCGACTGCCGCGATACCGCTTCCCTGAGCGCGGAGTTGAAACGCCTCGGGCAAATGCTGCACGAGCGCTTCGAGCTGGAAGATTGCCTGATCGAAGTGCTGCACAATTCCCATGAGCAGCAGGGCGTCGCCTCGGTCTGA
- a CDS encoding disulfide bond formation protein B: MALANPRTLFLLAFLGCLGLMGGALFLEHYVGLEPCPMCIVQRVCVILFAVVCLIAAIHGPARLGRRLYAVLAMLFAALGAGTAGRQVWLQGVPPDQLEACLPSLEFMLDALPLQEIVRLVFHGTADCAEVSWTLFGMSVPEWSLLAFVGMILFSLFQLLRRS, encoded by the coding sequence ATGGCTTTGGCCAATCCGCGTACCCTGTTTCTCCTCGCTTTTCTCGGTTGCCTTGGCCTGATGGGCGGTGCGTTGTTCCTTGAGCACTATGTCGGGCTGGAACCGTGCCCGATGTGCATCGTGCAGCGCGTCTGCGTGATCCTCTTCGCCGTGGTCTGCCTGATCGCCGCCATCCATGGCCCGGCGCGGCTGGGGCGTCGTCTGTATGCGGTGCTGGCCATGCTGTTCGCGGCGCTGGGTGCCGGCACGGCCGGACGCCAGGTGTGGCTGCAGGGCGTGCCGCCGGATCAGCTCGAGGCCTGTCTGCCGAGCCTGGAGTTCATGCTCGATGCGTTGCCGCTGCAGGAAATCGTCCGTCTGGTGTTCCACGGCACCGCCGATTGCGCGGAAGTGAGCTGGACGCTGTTCGGCATGAGCGTGCCGGAGTGGAGCCTGCTGGCCTTCGTCGGCATGATTCTGTTCAGCCTGTTCCAGTTGCTGCGTCGCAGTTGA